A window of the Miscanthus floridulus cultivar M001 chromosome 14, ASM1932011v1, whole genome shotgun sequence genome harbors these coding sequences:
- the LOC136504793 gene encoding phosphoinositide phospholipase C 2-like isoform X1: protein MGSYKYKYCMCFTRKFRSPDAQQPPDVRAAYLSFNSDVHALRRFLSQAQAEHPADVDRIHALLTAASGGHGIARLVTRSPAPAMPTLDDFFAFLFSPELNPPMAHQVHQDMSAPFSHYFVFTGHNSYLTGNQLNSDSSDIPIIQALQRGVRVIELDMWPNSSKTNVDILHGGTLTAPVEMIRCLKSIKEYAFCASTYPLVITLEDHLTPDLQAKVAKMLTETFGDLLFIPSSDPMKEFPSPAALMRRIIISTKPPQEYKEFLKVKDNQNGSGNIADLPDTGSLRRIDSNADNQNGSGNLAVDTGSLRRIDSNADESDGKDELDEEDSDEDDPKFQQDTACEYRKLITIQAGKPKGHLRDALKVDPEKVRRLSLSETQLAKATTSHGAEVIRFTQNNILRVYPKGMRVNSSNYNPMNAWTHGAQMVAFNMQGHDKALRLMQGFFRANGGCGYVKKPDFLLRTGPNGEVFDPKGSLPVKKTLKVKVYMGDGWRMDFSKTHFDAFSPPDFYTRRTGRDRWSDGGHCDEDDKGDRRPVGASVGRGVHIPSEGAGAGPPEDRGAGVRHIGEARLWGADVPAGLGAEAGHPCCAPARPQGQQVQVCQAPHALRFCLASGLPAQKTFRFRQSGTVFFFFFYIYLCECVYYREIKLALCSMS, encoded by the exons ATGGGCAGCTACAAGTACAAGTACTGCATGTGCTTCACGCGCAAGTTCCGATCCCCCGACGCCCAGCAGCCGCCCGACGTCCGCGCCGCCTACCTCTCCTTCAACTCCGACGTCCACGCCCTCCGCCGCTTCCTCTCCCAGGCGCAGGCCGAGCACCCCGCCGACGTCGACCGCATCCACGCCCTGCTCACCGCCGCCTCGGGGGGACATGGCATCGCCCGCCTCGTCACCaggtcgccggcgccggcgatgcCCACGCTCGACGACTTCTTCGCCTTCCTCTTCTCGCCGGAACTCAACCCGCCCATGGCTCACCAG GTTCACCAGGACATGTCTGCCCCATTCTCTCATTATTTCGTATTCACCGGACATAATTCGTACCTAACTGGGAACCAGCTCAATAGTGACTCCAGCGACATCCCAATTATACAAGCATTGCAGAGAGGTGTTAGAGTCATTGAACTTGATATGTGGCCAAATTCTTCAAAGACAAATGTCGATATTCTTCATGGCGG GACATTGACTGCGCCGGTAGAAATGATCAGGTGCTTGAAGTCCATTAAAGAATATGCCTTTTGTGCATCAACATATCCGCTTGTTATCACTCTTGAGGATCACCTTACACCAGATCTCCAAGCCAAAGTAGCTAAG ATGCTCACTGAAACATTCGGAGATCTACTCTTCATACCTAGTTCAGACCCAATGAAAGAGTTCCCCTCTCCAGCAGCTCTGATGAGGAGAATAATCATCTCGACTAAACCCCCACAAGAGTACAAGGAGTTCCTCAAAGTTAAGGATAACCAAAATGGCAGTGGAAACATAGCTGATTTGCCAGACACAGGAAGCCTAAGAAGAATAGATTCAAATGCTGATAACCAAAATGGCAGTGGAAATCTAGCTGTAGACACAGGAAGCCTAAGAAGAATAGATTCAAATGCCGATGAATCTGATGGAAAG GATGAACTGGATGAGGAAGATTCCGACGAGGATGATCCCAAATTTCAGCAGGACACTGCCTGTGAGTATAGGAAACTGATCACCATCCAAGCTGGCAAACCAAAAGGCCATTTGCGGGATGCGCTAAAGGTGGATCCAGAAAAAGTCAGGCGGCTTTCTTTGAGTGAGACACAGTTAGCTAAAGCAACAACTTCTCATGGGGCTGAAGTCATAAG GTTCACCCAGAATAATATACTCCGTGTGTATCCAAAGGGCATGAGAGTTAATTCTTCAAACTATAATCCAATGAATGCCTGGACTCATGGTGCTCAGATGGTTGCATTCAACATGCAG GGGCATGATAAAGCCCTCCGGTTGATGCAAGGATTTTTCAGAGCCAATGGGGGCTGTGGGTATGTTAAAAAACCTGACTTCTTGCTAAGGACAGGTCCAAATGGGGAAGTATTCGACCCCAAAGGTAGTTTGCCAGTGAAGAAAACTCTCAAG GTAAAGGTATATATGGGAGATGGATGGCGCATGGATTTCAGCAAGACTCATTTCGATGCCTTTTCACCTCCAGATTTCTATACCAGG CGTACAGGTAGGGATCGCTGGAGTGACGGCGGACACTGCGATGAAGACGACAAGGGTGATCGAAGACCAGTGGGTGCCAGTGTGGGACGAGGAGTTCACATTCCCTCTGAGGGTGCCGGAGCTGGCCCTCCTGAGGATAGAGGTGCAGGAGTACGACATATCGGAGAAGCACGACTTTGGGGGGCAGACGTGCCTGCCGGTTTGGGAGCTGAAGCAGGGCATCCGTGCTGTGCCCCTGCACGACCGCAAGGGCAACAGGTACAAGTCTGTCAGGCTCCTCATGCGCTTCGATTTTGTCTAGCTAGCGGCCTGCCTGCACAAAAAACATTCAGATTCAGACAGTCAGGCAcagtgttcttcttcttcttctacatCTACTTGTGTGAGTGTGTTTATTACAGGGAAATCAAGCTAGCACTATGTAGTATGAGTTAG
- the LOC136504793 gene encoding phosphoinositide phospholipase C 2-like isoform X2, producing the protein MGSYKYKYCMCFTRKFRSPDAQQPPDVRAAYLSFNSDVHALRRFLSQAQAEHPADVDRIHALLTAASGGHGIARLVTRSPAPAMPTLDDFFAFLFSPELNPPMAHQVHQDMSAPFSHYFVFTGHNSYLTGNQLNSDSSDIPIIQALQRGVRVIELDMWPNSSKTNVDILHGGTLTAPVEMIRCLKSIKEYAFCASTYPLVITLEDHLTPDLQAKVAKMLTETFGDLLFIPSSDPMKEFPSPAALMRRIIISTKPPQEYKEFLKVKDNQNGSGNIADLPDTGSLRRIDSNADNQNGSGNLAVDTGSLRRIDSNADESDGKDELDEEDSDEDDPKFQQDTACEYRKLITIQAGKPKGHLRDALKVDPEKVRRLSLSETQLAKATTSHGAEVIRFTQNNILRVYPKGMRVNSSNYNPMNAWTHGAQMVAFNMQGHDKALRLMQGFFRANGGCGYVKKPDFLLRTGPNGEVFDPKGSLPVKKTLKVKVYMGDGWRMDFSKTHFDAFSPPDFYTRVGIAGVTADTAMKTTRVIEDQWVPVWDEEFTFPLRVPELALLRIEVQEYDISEKHDFGGQTCLPVWELKQGIRAVPLHDRKGNRYKSVRLLMRFDFV; encoded by the exons ATGGGCAGCTACAAGTACAAGTACTGCATGTGCTTCACGCGCAAGTTCCGATCCCCCGACGCCCAGCAGCCGCCCGACGTCCGCGCCGCCTACCTCTCCTTCAACTCCGACGTCCACGCCCTCCGCCGCTTCCTCTCCCAGGCGCAGGCCGAGCACCCCGCCGACGTCGACCGCATCCACGCCCTGCTCACCGCCGCCTCGGGGGGACATGGCATCGCCCGCCTCGTCACCaggtcgccggcgccggcgatgcCCACGCTCGACGACTTCTTCGCCTTCCTCTTCTCGCCGGAACTCAACCCGCCCATGGCTCACCAG GTTCACCAGGACATGTCTGCCCCATTCTCTCATTATTTCGTATTCACCGGACATAATTCGTACCTAACTGGGAACCAGCTCAATAGTGACTCCAGCGACATCCCAATTATACAAGCATTGCAGAGAGGTGTTAGAGTCATTGAACTTGATATGTGGCCAAATTCTTCAAAGACAAATGTCGATATTCTTCATGGCGG GACATTGACTGCGCCGGTAGAAATGATCAGGTGCTTGAAGTCCATTAAAGAATATGCCTTTTGTGCATCAACATATCCGCTTGTTATCACTCTTGAGGATCACCTTACACCAGATCTCCAAGCCAAAGTAGCTAAG ATGCTCACTGAAACATTCGGAGATCTACTCTTCATACCTAGTTCAGACCCAATGAAAGAGTTCCCCTCTCCAGCAGCTCTGATGAGGAGAATAATCATCTCGACTAAACCCCCACAAGAGTACAAGGAGTTCCTCAAAGTTAAGGATAACCAAAATGGCAGTGGAAACATAGCTGATTTGCCAGACACAGGAAGCCTAAGAAGAATAGATTCAAATGCTGATAACCAAAATGGCAGTGGAAATCTAGCTGTAGACACAGGAAGCCTAAGAAGAATAGATTCAAATGCCGATGAATCTGATGGAAAG GATGAACTGGATGAGGAAGATTCCGACGAGGATGATCCCAAATTTCAGCAGGACACTGCCTGTGAGTATAGGAAACTGATCACCATCCAAGCTGGCAAACCAAAAGGCCATTTGCGGGATGCGCTAAAGGTGGATCCAGAAAAAGTCAGGCGGCTTTCTTTGAGTGAGACACAGTTAGCTAAAGCAACAACTTCTCATGGGGCTGAAGTCATAAG GTTCACCCAGAATAATATACTCCGTGTGTATCCAAAGGGCATGAGAGTTAATTCTTCAAACTATAATCCAATGAATGCCTGGACTCATGGTGCTCAGATGGTTGCATTCAACATGCAG GGGCATGATAAAGCCCTCCGGTTGATGCAAGGATTTTTCAGAGCCAATGGGGGCTGTGGGTATGTTAAAAAACCTGACTTCTTGCTAAGGACAGGTCCAAATGGGGAAGTATTCGACCCCAAAGGTAGTTTGCCAGTGAAGAAAACTCTCAAG GTAAAGGTATATATGGGAGATGGATGGCGCATGGATTTCAGCAAGACTCATTTCGATGCCTTTTCACCTCCAGATTTCTATACCAGG GTAGGGATCGCTGGAGTGACGGCGGACACTGCGATGAAGACGACAAGGGTGATCGAAGACCAGTGGGTGCCAGTGTGGGACGAGGAGTTCACATTCCCTCTGAGGGTGCCGGAGCTGGCCCTCCTGAGGATAGAGGTGCAGGAGTACGACATATCGGAGAAGCACGACTTTGGGGGGCAGACGTGCCTGCCGGTTTGGGAGCTGAAGCAGGGCATCCGTGCTGTGCCCCTGCACGACCGCAAGGGCAACAGGTACAAGTCTGTCAGGCTCCTCATGCGCTTCGATTTTGTCTAG
- the LOC136504795 gene encoding autophagy-related protein 8D-like: protein MKPFKQEFNFDERLQESAAMIANYPARIPVVVERFSRSNLPQMEKRKYLVPCDMPVGQFVFILRSRLHLSPGTALFVFVNNTLPQTASLMGSVYDSYKDKDGFLYMCYSSEKTFG from the exons ATGAAGCCCTTCAAGCAAGAATTCAACTTCG ATGAGAGGCTCCAGGAATCCGCTGCCATGATCGCCAACTACCCCGCCAGGATCCCC GTCGTTGTTGAAAGGTTTTCAAGGAGTAATTTACCACAAATGGAGAAGAGAAA GTACCTGGTTCCCTGTGACATGCCGGTTGGGCAGTTTGTTTTCATACTACGCTCCAGGCTGCACCTATCTCCAGGAACAGCTCTCTTTGTGTTTGTAAACAACACTTTGCCCCAAACAG CTAGCCTGATGGGAAGCGTTTATGACTCGTACAAGGACAAGGACGGCTTCCTTTACATGTGCTACAGCAGCGAGAAGACATTTGGCTGA
- the LOC136504794 gene encoding THO complex subunit 4A-like isoform X1 — MADALDMSLDDLISKSRSTHQHPGGRRSASRAGVPAPTAPRRRFNTRAAAAPYLRRATFSFKPLVRPMDYAGYRAAQPRPPMVSALDEPTKLYISNLDYGVSNDDIKELFSDVGDIKRYSMNYDRSGRSKGTAEVVFSRRSDALAAVKRYNNVQLDGKPMKIEIIGTNIEAPPPPTAMFSFNPPAGNFNLPFKRASEGGFEESGVPRSGGDQDGGAFLSQARFEVSAAGGESVGSICCLGQAPEGALLHRCLGLVPL, encoded by the exons atGGCCGACGCCCTCGACATGTCTCTCGACGACCTCATCTCCAAGAGCAGGAGCACCCACCAACACCCCGGCGGGAGACGCTCGGCCTCCAGAGCCGGAGTCCCCGCACCCACGGCGCCGCGACGCCGCTTCAACACCCGCGCTGCCGCAGCACCTTACCTCCGCCGCGCAACCTTCTCTTTCAAG CCACTTGTGCGACCTATGGATTATGCTGGATATAGGGCCGCCCAGCCCCGCCCGCCGATGGTGTCCGCCCTCGACGAGCCCACCAAGCTCTACATCTCCAACCTCGACTACGGCGTCTCCAACGACGACATCAAG GAACTCTTTTCTGATGTTGGTGATATCAAGCGTTACTCTATGAACTATGACAGGAGTGGAAGATCAAAG GGAACTGCAGAGGTTGTCTTCTCTAGAAGGTCTGATGCTCTAGCTGCCGTTAAGAGGTACAACAATGTGCAGCTTGATGGCAAACCTATGAAGATTGAAATCATTGGGACAAACATTGAGGCGCCACCGCCACCAACTGCTATGTTCTCCTTCAATCCGCCAGCTGGAAACTTCAATTTGCCTTTCAAAAG GGCTTCTGAAGGAGGATTTGAAGAATCAGGTGTCCCTAGGAGCGGAGGCGATCAAGACGGCGGCGCTTTTCTTTCACAAGCAAGATTTGAAGTCTCAGCCGCAGGAGGAGAATCAGTTGGTTCCATTTGCTGCTTAGGGCAGGCTCCAGAGGGTGCTTTGTTGCATCGTTGTCTTGGGCTAGTGCCCCTGTAA
- the LOC136504794 gene encoding THO complex subunit 4A-like isoform X2, which yields MADALDMSLDDLISKSRSTHQHPGGRRSASRAGVPAPTAPRRRFNTRAAAAPYLRRATFSFKPLVRPMDYAGYRAAQPRPPMVSALDEPTKLYISNLDYGVSNDDIKELFSDVGDIKRYSMNYDRSGRSKGTAEVVFSRRSDALAAVKRYNNVQLDGKPMKIEIIGTNIEAPPPPTAMFSFNPPAGNFNLPFKSGPGRGGAGGWPQSRGGFGGRGGRGPGRGRGRGRVEGRGEKVSVEDLDADLDKYHAAAMETS from the exons atGGCCGACGCCCTCGACATGTCTCTCGACGACCTCATCTCCAAGAGCAGGAGCACCCACCAACACCCCGGCGGGAGACGCTCGGCCTCCAGAGCCGGAGTCCCCGCACCCACGGCGCCGCGACGCCGCTTCAACACCCGCGCTGCCGCAGCACCTTACCTCCGCCGCGCAACCTTCTCTTTCAAG CCACTTGTGCGACCTATGGATTATGCTGGATATAGGGCCGCCCAGCCCCGCCCGCCGATGGTGTCCGCCCTCGACGAGCCCACCAAGCTCTACATCTCCAACCTCGACTACGGCGTCTCCAACGACGACATCAAG GAACTCTTTTCTGATGTTGGTGATATCAAGCGTTACTCTATGAACTATGACAGGAGTGGAAGATCAAAG GGAACTGCAGAGGTTGTCTTCTCTAGAAGGTCTGATGCTCTAGCTGCCGTTAAGAGGTACAACAATGTGCAGCTTGATGGCAAACCTATGAAGATTGAAATCATTGGGACAAACATTGAGGCGCCACCGCCACCAACTGCTATGTTCTCCTTCAATCCGCCAGCTGGAAACTTCAATTTGCCTTTCAAAAG TGGGCCTGGAAGAGGTGGTGCTGGAGGATGGCCTCAGAGCAGAGGTGGATTTGGTGGGCGTGGTGGGCGTGGGCctgggcgggggcgggggagaggGAGGGTTGAGGGTCGTGGTGAGAAAGTTTCTGTTGAAGATCTGGACGCAGACTTGGACAAGTACCATGCTGCAGCAATGGAAACCAGCTAA